The Streptomyces sp. NBC_00286 nucleotide sequence ACGCAACCCCGACTCCCGCACCGTACGAACGAACAAAGGAAGCCGACCTCATGCTGCGCATCGCCGTCCCCAACAAGGGTTCCCTGTCAGGCCCTGCGGCGGAGATGCTGCATGAGGCCGGCTACCAGCAGCGCCGGGAGTCCAAAGAACTGCGGATCGTCGACCCTGAGAACGACGTCGAGTTCTTCTACCTCCGCCCCCGCGACATCGCGATCTACGTCTCCTCCGGGCAGCTCGACATCGGCATCACCGGCCGCGACCTGCTCATCGACTCCGGCGCCGACGCCGAGGAGATCCTGCCGCTCGGCTTCGCCCGCTCCACATTCCGCTACGCCACAAAGCCCGGCACGGCGAACGGCGTCACCGACCTGAACGGCATGACGGTCGCCACCTCGTACGAGGGCATCGTCGCCAAGCACCTCGCCGACAACGGCATCGACGCCTCCGTCGTCCACCTCGACGGCGCCGTCGAGACCGCGATCGAGCTGGGCGTCGCCGAGGTCATCGCGGACGTCGTCGAGACCGGTACCTCGCTGCGCAACGCGGGCCTCGCGGTCATCGGCGAGCCCATCATGAAGTCCGAGGCCGTCGTCATCCGCCGTACGGGGACGGACGGCGAGGAGCCGAAGGTGCAGCAGTTCCTGCGCCGTCTCCAGGGCGTCCTGGTCGCGCGGACGTACGTGATGATGGACTACGACTGCCGCGTCGAGGAGCTGGAGAAGGCCGTGGCCCTCACGCCCGGGCTGGAGTCGCCGACGGTGTCGCCGCTGCACAACGAGGGCTGGGTCGCCGTCCGGGCGATGGTTCCGGCCAAGGAAGCCCAGCGGATCATGGACGACCTGTACGACATCGGCGCCCGGGCCATCCTGACCACGGCCATCCACGCCTGCCGTCTCTGACCGGGATCCGGAGCACGCCCATGTCGGATCTGCCCACCCTGCCCGTCACCTTCAGGCCGGGACGCACCCGTGCCGTCCTGCTGACCGCCGGTGCCACGATCTTCGTGGTCATCACGACGGTCGCGATGCTGCTGGAGAAGCTCAGCCCGGGCGAGCGCCTCAGCTTCGTCTTCACCGGGGCACTGCTCTGCGGGGTCCTCGTCCTGCTCTCACGGCCGAAAGTCGTCGCCGACGAGTCCGGGGTCACCGTCGTCAACATCGCCAGCCGACGGCACCTTGCCTGGGCGGAGATTCTGCAGGTCAACCTGCGTCCCGGCGACCCGTGGGTGTTCCTGAACCTCAGCGACGGCACCAGCCTGCCCGCGCTCGGTATCCAGCCGGGCATCGCGAAGCAGCGGGCGATCAGGGACGCCCGTACGCTGCGGGCGCTGGCCGAGGCCCAGGCGATCGGCGAGATCGACGAACCGCACGACGAACCGGGCGACGGCCGCTCCGGCGAACATCACGGCTGATCGCAGGAATTCACCCTGCCGTTTTCGCCGGTGTCTTGATTAATCTGGTGCCGGACGCGTTTTCGTTGCGCCTCCGCCCCTGATGTTCCGCCCCGGAAGTCAGGGGCTCCTGCTACTCGAGGAGTGACTCCCTCCAGCGATGGACGGATCGTCCTGTAGTACCTGCGCCGCCCCCTCCCGGCCCATCGAGGCGGCGGCATGACCATCCCCCTGCTGCTCCTTGCGGCGGCGTTCCTGCTGATCCTCGCCAACGGCTTCTTCGTGGCGGCCGAGTTCGGCCTCGTCACGGTGGAGCGCCCCGACGCCGAGAAGGCCGCGGCAGAGGGTGACCGACGGGCCCACCGGGTCGTCGAGTCCCTCAAGGAGCTGTCCTTCCAGCTCTCCGGCACCCAGCTCGGCATCACCATCACCTCCCTCGTCGTCGGCATGCTCGCCGAACCGGCGCTCGCCGAGCTGCTGGGCGGCCCGTTCACCTCGGTCGGCATCCCCGAAGGCGCCGTACCCGGCGTCTCCGTGATCGTCGGCATGCTGCTGGCCTCGGCCGTGCAGATGGTGATCGGCGAGCTCGTGCCCAAGAACTGGGCGGTGTCCAGGCCGATGCAGGTCGCGCGCTTCGTCGCGGGACCTCAGCACCTGTTCGCCCGTCTGTTCAGGCCGGTGATCGCCGGCCTGAACGCCGTCGCCAACCGGCTCGTCCGTGTCTTCGGCGTTGAGCCGACCGTGGAGCTGGCCTCCGCCCGCACCCCCGGCGAACTCATCTCCCTGGCCCGGCACTCCGCCCGGGCCGGCGCTCTGGAACAGGACACCGCCGACCTCTTCGTCCGCACCATCTCGCTGGCCGATCTCACCGCGCAGCACGTCATGACGCCGCGCGTGAAGGTCAGCGCCCTGCAGTCCTCCGCGACCGCCGAGGACGTCGTCAACCTCACCCGCGCCACCGGCCTGTCCCGCTTCCCCGTCTACCGGGAGCGCATCGACGAAATCGTCGGCATGGTGCACCTCAAGGACGCCCTCGCGGTGCCCACGCACGACCGGCTGCGCACGCCCGTCGCCCGGATTGCGCAGGCCCCGCTGCTCGTCCCGGAGACATTGCCGGTCAAGCCCCTCCTGGAGCGGCTGCGCAGCGAGCAGCCCATCGCGGTCGTCGTCGACGAGTACGGCGGCACGGCCGGAGTCGTGACCCTTGAGGACATCGTCGAGGAACTCGTCGGCGAGGTCCGCGACGAGCACGACGGTCACGATCTGCCCGAGCTCGCCGTGGCCCCGTCCGAGGACGGCCGCCCGGCCTGGGACGCCGACGGCAGCTGCCGCGTCGACGTCCTCCAGCGCATCGGCCTCGATGTGCCCGAGGGTCCGTACGAGACGGTCGCCGGCCTCGTCGCCGATCTGCTCGGCCGCATCCCGGCCCCCGGCGACAAGGCCGAACTCCCGGGCTGGCGCCTGTCGGTGCGGCAGGTCGGGCACTACCGGGCCGAGCGGGTACGTCTGGTCAAGACCGCGGACGCCGTGGTGGAGGCCGTCCGATGAGCATGCTCCAACTCCTGTTCGCCGCCCTGCTCGTACTCGCCAACGGATTCTTCGTCGGCGCCGAGTTCGCCCTCGTCTCCGTACGCCGCAGCCAGATCGAACCGCTTGGCACCGCACGCGCCCGGCAGGTCATGTACGGCCTGGAGAACCTGCCGCAGATGATGGCGGCCGCCCAGTTCGGCATCACCGTCTGCTCCTTGACGCTGGGCGCCGTCGCCGAGCCCACCGTGGCCCACCTCCTGGAGCCCGTCTTCCACGCGGTGCACCTGCCGGAGGGTGCGATCCACCCCCTCGGCTACGTCCTCGCCCTCGCCGTGGTCGTTTTCCTCCACCTCGTCGTCGGCGAGATGCTGCCGAAGAACCTGGCGATGGCCGCGCCGGAGAAGACCGCTCTGTGGCTCAGCCCCGGCCTGGTCGCCTTCGCCCGGCTGTGCAAGCCGGTCACCTCGGGCCTCGGCGCCTGCTCCCGCCTGATCCTCAGGCTCTTCCGGGTCGAGCCGAAGGACGAGGTCGAGGCCGTCTTCACCAGCGAGCAGCTCAACCGGCTGGTGGAGGACGCGGGCCAGGCCGGGTTCCTCGACCCCGAGGAGCAGGAACGCCTGGAGGACGCCCTCGAGCTGGGCTCCCGCCCCGTCACGGATGTGCTTCTGGACCGTGAGTCACTGGTGACGGTCGGCCTCTCGGTCACCCCGGGCCAGGTCGTCGCACTCACCGCCCGCACCGGCTACTCCCGTTTCCCGGTGTGCGCGGAGAACGGCGCCTTCATGGGCTATCTGCACGTGAAGGACGTACTCGACCTGGAGGACTCCGACCGGGCCGTGCCGCAGCAGATCTGGCGCCCGATGACGACCCTGCGCTCGGAGCTCCCGCTGGACGACGCCCTGACCGTGATGCGCCGCGCCGCGACGCACCTCGCCCAGGTCGCCGACGCCTCAGGCCGCGTACTCGGCTTGGTCGCCCTGGAGGACGTACTGGAACTCCTGGTCGGCGAGGTACGCGACCCGGCGCACCGGACCGCCCCGGAGACCCAGCAGACTCAGCAGGTGACGACGCTGGCGGAGCCCGTCCCGAGCGGTGCCCCTGAGGAGGCTCTGGCGAGCTGAGGGGTAGGGGGCTGTTGCGGGAACTTGTGACACTTGCACGTGCAAGTGTCACAAGTTCCCGCAACAGCCTTGGTCCCCCGAGGGCCGCTCGGTCACAGCGCCGACGGATCCTGGGGCCCGCGGCCCGACAACACCTCGCCGTACGCCTGCATCAGGTCCGGCAGGCGGAGGGTGGACAGGTCGTCGCGGGTCAGCTCGCCGGTGTAGCCGGACAGCCGCAGATCGCGGTAGGCGCAGCTCTTCTCGTACAGGGTGCGCAGGAAGCGGCCGTTGCCGAGTTCGTCGATCCAGCCCTGGTCGACGACATGCCCGCTGATGGAGCGCAGCTCGTCGAGCGCCTCCTCGTCCCATACGTCGCCGTTCTCGGCGGCCAGCACCTCGCCGATCGAGGTGAGTTCGAGGGGACGGTACGAGGGGAAGTCGACGCGGGTCGTGAAGCGGGACGAAAGCCCGGGGTTGGCGGCGAGCAGGCGGTCCATGCCCTCCGGGTACCCGGCGAGGATCACCACCAGGTGGTCGCGGTTGTCCTCGGCGCGCTTGAGCAGCACCTGCAGCGCCTCGTCGCCGTAGGCGTCGCCCTTGCCGTAGCCGGAGTTGGACAGCGAGTACGCCTCGTCGACGAAGAGGACGCCGCCGATCGCGGAGTCGATCAGTTCGTTCGCCTTCACAGCGGTCTGGCCGAGGTACTCGCCCACCAGGTCGGCGCGCTGGGCCTCCACGAGGTGGTCGCCGCCGAGCAGCCCGAGTGCGTAGAAGACCCGGCCCAGGATGCGGGCCACAGTGGTCTTGCCGGTGCCGGAAGGGCCCGAGAACACGAAGTGCCGCTTCGGCGGCTGCACAGGCAGGCCCTGGCCGGCACGCAGCCGAGCCATGTTCAACTGCGCGGACAGCGCTTTCACCTGGCGCTTCACCGGCTCCAGGCCGACCATCCGCTCCAGCTCGGCGAGCGCCTCCTCCAGCAACCCAGGATCGGTGGGGCCGGTCGGCGGATGCGAAGGCCGGACCGGCACTATGGCCTTCTCGCGGACCGTGTCGGCATCCGGCGACAGCCCGCCCGGCGGCGGCAGATCGGCCTCGGAAAGCTTGAGATCCCGGCCCTCCGCACCGAACAATGCGTCCACACCATCCGGTCCGTCGATCATGTCCTGGACGCCGGTGAGCGTGATCGCCGCGAGATCCGCCGCGTCGTCGTACCCGTCGCCCTCGGAGATCGCCGCGAGCCGCGCCGAGGTGTCCATGAAGGCGGGGTCGACCCGGTGCACCGCCCGGTACAGGGGCAGCGCCGCCGCCGACCGTCCGGTGCCCTCATGCGCCCGCGCCAGCCAGTACCGCAGTTCCTTGCGCTGCGGCTGCTCGCTGCGACAACGCATCAGCGCCGCCGACAGCAGAGGCTCGGCCTGCCCGTACATCTCCAGGCGTACGCGCGCCATGCCGCCGAAGAGCCCGGCCTCGATGCCGAGCATCGGATCGTCGATCAGCGGATCGGTGTGCCGGGCCAGCTGCTCCCAGTCCTTGACGAGGTAGGCCCGGCAGGCGTGCAGAAACCGCACCTGCCGGTCGGCGTCCACCGGCGGCAGTCCCGCGAGCGCCCGGTCCAGCTCCGGGACATGACGTCCGTCGAGCCAGTGCGAGGCGTGCGCGAGCAGCAGATCGCGCGGGCTCTCCAGGACGGGCTGCACCCACCAGCCCAGCCAGTACCAGGAGTTGAGCGTGCGCCGGTGGCGGGCGCGCTGTTCCCCGAAGCGCTCGCGGTGCCGGAACATCCGCAGCAGCGCGGTGGTGGTGTCGATGCGCAGTGCGTGCAGCCCGAGCCAGCCGTCGGCCATCCCCGGGTCGATCCGGACCGCCGCGCGGAACTCCTCCTCCGCCTGCGGATAGGCCCCCATCGTGTAGGCGTCCACACCTCGCAGCCAGGCGAGGTCGGCCGGGGCCTCGGGGCCCTGCGTGCCGAAGTCCATCACGTCCCCCACATACCGTGCCCCCGTTTGAGTGCCGGTCGGGCCGGTGCCCGTCGGCAGCCTTCGTCGAACCGCTGTGCTGTGGACGGGAGTTGTGCGTTCGGTGCGGAGAGCAGCCGTCCGAAGGTCGCACCGAGAGGCATCGTACCCGCGGGGTGGGGCCCGGCCGAAGAGTGCCCGCACGACGGGTTCTTCGAGGTGGGAGCACATGGGGCGCACTCAGCTCGGTGACCGAGGGTGAGCGAAACATGTCGAAGTGCGTCCGGAATCCGGAATGAGGACAGAACGAAGCCCCCGATCACGGGGGAACAACCGGGGGCTTCGCGTCTGTCGGCGACTCCGAAGAGCCGCACATTGGAAACGTAAGACCTGTACGGCCCCCCGGTCAAGCCGAGTTGAAGCACTTGGGGCAGTTCTCGGACACGCCTCTTCACAGGTTCAGCACACAGGCGATGACCCGTCACGGTGCGTGACAATCTGGTCTGGTCCAGCAGTCCCAGCAGGTCCCTTAAGCACCTCAAACCCCTCTGAAAACCCCCGCACCAAGAGATCGGCAAAGGGCCGAGAAGGGTCATCGGCGAAGTGGCGGCGCTCGGCGACGACCCACCCTTCCCAGAAGTCGCTCTGCTCCGCACCATCCCGCTGCCGGCCTCGCGCCCAGGCGTCCTCGGGCGCGGACTCCATCCACAGCAGGCACGCCAGAAACGGCCGCAACGCTCGGCGTCCCGCGCCCACGCCTTCGACGAGCACCACGGGCGCGGGCGGCAGGGCGCGGACCGGCCCGAAGCGGCGCGCCAGCCAGTCGTACGCCCGGTAGTGCGCCCGTTCACCGCGGCTCAGCGGCTCTACGACGTCCCGGAGCAGCCGTTCCGTCCACGCGAACAGTTCCTCGTGGGTGGCGATGTCATCGAGGTGCAGTAGGGGTGCACCGCCCAGCGCCTCGGCCAGCCGCCCCGCGAACGTCGTCTTTCCGGAGCCCGCGTGCCCGTCGACGCCGATCAGGCGGACGGGGCCGCAGGAAGGCGGCAGTCGGCGGAGGCGGGAGGCGAGGGCATCGGGCGAGGTGTGCACATTGCCAGGGTATTTCCCGATCGTTGTGCCAATGGTTGTGACCAATATTGATCGGTGCCACGACCCCTGAAGTGCTGGCAGCGCGCAGCACGGCCCTCCATAGTGGGCCGCACACCCGCACTCAAGGACTCGCCCGTTCCGGAAACCTGGGGGTCGCCCACACATGACCAGAGCCCAACAGCCCTCCCGCAGAAGCCTCTTGGCCGTGGCGATGGCCGCGGCAGCGGCGGGCGCCGCGAGCCCGGCGGCCGCCGCCGGCTCCTCCGCCCGCACCGCGCCCGCCCCCTCGAAAGCGCCGTCCCGCCAGGTCGACAACCGCGCCTGGACCTCGTACGCCGACTGGCGCGGCGGCACCGCGAAGGGCACCCGAGCCGTCTCCGGGAAACGCCCCGGCCTGGTGATCGCGACCCCCGCGGGCCGCACCGACTACGCGGACCCGCACACCGGCAAGACGGCCACCTGGGAGTACGCGCGCTGGACCTCGCCCGTCCACCGCCTCGCCGTACCCTCGACCGAGGTCATCGCCTCCTGGAACGCGCACACTCCGGCCGGCACCTGGCTCCAGATCGAGCTGGCGGGCACCTACTCCGACGGCACCAAGACCCCCTGGTACGTGATGGGCCGCTGGGCGGCCGACGACCAGGACATCAGGCGGACCTCGGTGGACGACCAGAGCGACGACAAGAGCAGCGTCTGGACGGACACCTTCGCCATCGACGACCCGGCCTCCGGCCTGCGCCTCGACTCGTACCGGCTGCGGCTGACCTTGTACCGCAAGCCCGGCACGAAGATCACGCCGACCGTGTGGCGGCTTGGCGCGATGGGCTCCGACATCCCGGACCGCTTCACCGTCCCGGCCTCGAAGCCCGCACTCGCCAAGGAGCTGACGGTGCCGCGGTACTCGCAGGAGACCCACATCGGCCAGTACCCGGAGTACGACAACGGCGGCGAGGCCTGGTGCAGCCCCACCTCCTCGCAGATGATCATCGAGTACTGGGGGCGGAAGCCCACGGCCGAGGACCTGGCCTGGGTCAATCCCGACTTCGCGGATCCGCAGGTGTGCCATGCCGCCCGGTTCACCTACGACTACCAGTACGAGGGCTGCGGCAACTGGCCCTTCAACGCCGCGTACGCCGCCACGTACAAGGACCTGCAGGGCGTGGTGACGCGGCTCGGTTCACTCGGTGATCTGGAAACGCTGATCGCGGCGGGCATCCCGGTCATCACGTCCCAGTCGTTCCTCGAGTCGGAGCTGCCCGGAGCGGGATACGGCACCGCGGGCCATCTGATGACCGTCATCGGGTTCACGGCCGACGGTGACGTGATCGCCAACGACCCGAACTCACCGAGCAACGAGGCGGTGCGGCGGGTCTACCAGCGGCGCGCCTGGGAGAACATCTGGCTCCGTACCAAGAGGTACAACGCTTCCGGGAACGTGGCCTCCGGGACCGGCGGCGTCTGTTACCTCTACTTCCCGGCGCATCCCACGGCACGCCAGCGGAAGGCGCTGGCGGCGGTCGGCGTCCGCTGACCGGGCGCTGACCTGGGGGTCTGGGCATTCGGGACGTGACCAAGCTCTCTCCCGCACAGGCCGATTCGGGTGGCAAGGTGGACAGCCCCGTGACCTCCGGGACGCGGGGAGTCCACCGACCCGAAGCCGATACGAGCGAGCTGCCATGACCGCGAACTCCGCCACCGCCGGACGCCCTCAGACCCGTACCGGCGGCCCCGACGACGACGGCTCGAAGATCGTCGAGCACCTTGCCGGCTGGACCCTCGTGGTGGTGCTCGCGATGCTCGTCACACAGCTCGGAATGATCTGACGGCTGGCCTGCGGGTCTGCGAAAGCCGTCGAAGAGAGTCGAACGGGCAGGTGGTGGAGGTCTGCCATACTGCCTGCGAAAGTTTCGGAGGCAGTTGAAGACCAGGGCTGGAATTGAACCAAAGTCAACGGCACGGCGACCGCCCACACGCACGCGGCACCGACCGCTCCTTGGCCCGACGTGCCGAACTCATCGCGATCGGTCGGAAGTTATTCGCCGACACGTCCTACGACACCCTGTCGATGGATGACATCGCCAAGCAGGCACATGTCGCCAAGGGCTTGATCTACTACTACTTCAAGTCCAAGCGCGGCTACTACCTGGCGATCATCGAGGACTCGGTGGCCGACCTGATCTCCCGCGCGGCCGGCGGCCTCGAACTGCCGCCCGAGGAACGGGTCCACCGCACCATCGACAGCTATCTGCGTCACGCCGAGCAGCACCAGGCCGCGTACCGCGCGATCATCACCGGCGGCGTCGGCTTCGATGCCGAGGTCCTCGCCATCCGCGACGGCGTGCGCGAAGCCATCATCGAGACCATCGCCGAGGGAGCGTACGGCAGGCGCAAGGTCGCCGCGCTGCCCCGCACGGCGCTGCTCGGCTGGCTGTGCAGTGTCGAGGGCGCCACCCTCGACTGGATCGACCACCAGGCGCTCTCGCGCGACGTGATGCGTGAACTGCTGGTGAAGATGCTCGGCGGCGCCCTTCGGGTGATCGAGGACCTCGACCCCTCGTATCCGGCGCCCGAGGCCGCCCGCCAGGTCTGAGCGAAGAGCGGGGGTCCGCCGACCCCCGCCCCAAGTGACGTACGGAACAAGCTAGTTGATCGCCTTGATCAGCTGGCCGTCCGAGGTGTCACCGCTCAGTTCCCAGAAGAACGTGCCTCCCAGGCCCTGCTCGTTCTTGTAGGCCATCTTCCCTGCGATGGTCGACGGGGTGTCGTAACTCCACCAGTCGCTGCCGCACTTGGCGTACGCCGTGCCACCGACCGTGCCCGTCGCCGGGCACTTCGACTTGAGCACCTTGTAGTCGTCGATGCCCTGCTCGTACGTCCCCGCCGCCGGACCGGTGGCGGAGCCGCCGGGCGCCTCCTGGGTGACACCGGTCCAGCCGCGCCCGTAGAAGCCGATGCCGAGCAGCAGCTTGGAGGCCGGGATGCCGAGTCCCTTGAGCTTGGCGATCGTCGCGGAGGAGTGGAACTCCGCCTTCGGAATCCCCGGATACGAGGTCAGCGGCGAGTGCGGAGCCGTCGGACCGGTCGCGTCAAAGGCGCCGAAGAAGTCGTACGTCATCGGGAGATACCAGTCGACGTACTGCGCGGCACCCGCGTAGTCCGTCGCCTCGATCTTGCCGCCGCTGGTGGCGTCGGCCGGGATCGCCGCCGTGACCAGCGAGGAGCCGCCGAACTTCGCGCGCACCGCCGACATCAGGTTCCCGTACGCCTCGCGGCCGCTGGTGTCGCAGGTCAGACCGCAGGCGTTCGGGTACTCCCAGTCGATGTCGATCCCGTCGAAGACGTCCGCCCACTTGGAGTTCTCGACCAGGTCGTAGCAGGACTGGGCGAAGGCGGCCGGATTCTTGGCGGCCTCGGTGAAGCCGCCGGACCAGGTCCAGCCCCCGAAGGACCAGAGGATCTTGAGGTCCGGGTGCTTCTTCTTCAGCTTACGCAGCTGGTTGAAGGTGCCGCGCAAGGGCTGGTCCCAGGTGTCGGCGACGCCGTCGACGGACTCGGCCGCGGTGTACGTCCGTTCCGTCGCCGCGTAGGAGTCGCCCATGGCGCACTTGCCGCCGGTGACGTTGCCGAAGGCGTAGTTGATGTGGGTGAGCCTGTCCGCCGAGCCGGACGTGTCGATGTTCTTGACGAAGTACTGGCGCTGGTAGGTGCCCCATTCGGCGAAGTAGCCGATGACCTTGGAGCCGTCGGCGGCTTTGCTCGGCGATTTCCCTGCCGAGTCTGACGCCTTGGCATCTTGCGAGGCCGTTGCGGGGCCCGCGCCGGCGAGCAGTCCCGCACCGAGGACGGCGCAGCACAGGGCGGAGAGGAGTGTCCGGAAGCGGGCGTGGGGACGTTGCGGTCTGAGCATCTGGTCTCCTCGTGGGGGAGGGGAGCGTGGGGGGAGTGGTGCCGGCCCTGCCGAGGGGTGTTCGGGCAGGACGGTACCGCTTGGCATGAACGCGTTCGTCGCTGGGGGAACAGTAGGAGGACTAGACCAGTGCGTCAATGGTTCGGACCAATCCAGATGTGTTCTAATTAACGACCGTTAACCGGTGACGCGCTGACGCGGATCGGGCATACTCACAGCGCGCAGCCGCTGGTCAGCTCCTTCTGTGACCCGGAGGGACAGCATCGGCTGGGCACTGTGAGACCCGGTGGACCCACCGCATCCAAGGTCGGCGTCCGCCGAAGTGCCCAACAGGGAGGAGAGCGTCGCCATGCCCGACCGCGCCCCGCAGCCGGTGGACCGGCAACTGCCCACGGACGAGGCCAGGGATCTGATCTCCCTCGTCCGCGACATCGCGCAGCGCGAGATCGCCCCCAAGGCGGCCGAGGAGGAAGACGCCGGACGCTTCCCGCGCGACGTCTTCACACTGCTCTCCGAGTCAGGGCTGCTCGGCCTGCCGTACGACTCCGAATACGGCGGCGGTGACCAGCCGTACGAGGTCTACCTCCAGGTCCTCGAAGAGCTCGCCGCGGCCCGGCTGACCGTAGGCCTCGGCGTCAGCGTGCACTCGCTGTCCTGTCACGCCCTCGCCCACTACGGCACCAAGGAACAGCAGGTCGAGCATCTGCCGGCCATGCTCGGCGGTGGCCTCCTCGGGGCGTACTGTCTCTCCGAGCCGTCCTCCGGATCCGATGCCGCCGGAATGCGCACGAAGGCGGAGCGGGACGGGGACGACTGGGTGCTCACGGGCACCAAGGCGTGGATCACTCATGGCGGGATCGCCGACTTCTACACCGTGTTCGCGCGCAGCGGCGGCGAGGGGACGCGTGGCATCACGGCGTTCCTGGTGCCCGGTGACGCCGAAGGGCTGAGCGCGGCGGTGCCGGAGAAGAAGATGGGCCTCAAGGGCTCGCCCACGGCTCAGATCCACCTCGATGGGGTGCGGATCTCCGACGACCGGCGCATCGGCGACGAGGGCCAGGGCTTCGCGATCGCCCTGTCCGCACTCGACTCCGGGCGGCTCGGCATCGCGGCCTGTGCGATCGGCGTGGCCCAGGCGGCGCTGGACGAGGCGGTCGCGTACGCCACCGGGCGCGAGCAGTTCGGGCGGCGGATCGCGGACTTCCAAGGTCTGCGCTTCATGCTCGCGGACATGGCGACCCAGATCGAGGCGGGCCGGGCGCTCTATCTCGCGGCCGCCCGGCTGCGCGACGCGGGGCGGCCGTTCTCCAAGCAGGCGGCCATGGCGAAGCTGCTGTGCACGGACGCCGCGATGAAGGTCACCACGGACGCCGTCCAGGTACTCGGGGGGTACGGCTACACCGCGGACTTCCCCGTCGAGCGCTACATGCGCGAGGCCAAGGTGCTGCAGATCGTCGAGGGCACGAATCAGATCCAGCGGATGGTCATCGCCCGTCACCTCGCTGGTCCCGAGTCACGGTGAACAACCGCCCGTACCCATAGCCGTACATGGCCGAGGGCGCGACAAGCCGCGCCCACTCGGGGTCGTGCCGCCCCGGCAGGGTCCGCCCCCGCTTGGCCCAAGTACGCATCAGGGCACGGTAGATGGGCGGATCCTGGGGCTGCTGCCGCGAAGCTTGCGGCGGCTGCGCCTGCGGTGTCTTCGCCTGCGGCTTCTCAGGCTGCTTCTGCGTGCTCGGCTGCGACGCACTCTTGGAAGCCGACTCCGCGGCTGCCGGAACGATAATCCTGCGGCGCCGACTCGTCTCTGCGTAAGTGGAGGTCATACCCGGGCCAACGCACCGAGCCCGGACAAGTCACCAGCAACGGATTCGCCCGTCAGTTCACGGCGGCGCCCGTACGGGGGTCTACCGCGCCCCGTCAGGGGCGCGGGGCTGTATCGACGTGCGGCCTTGCCGTGGGGGCGCCACCAGCGCCCCTTTAGGGGCGCGGGGAACTGCGCGAGCAACCACAACGAACCCGCACCTCAGAAACTGCCGAACCCAGCGGAGCGCCTACGCGGCCTGGCGGCGGCGCATCACCGGCACCCGGATGGGCCGCGAGCCCGGGCCGCCGACGTGCGAGAAGGGCTGCGTACGCCAGTCGAGCCCCTGAGGCAGCGTCAACAGCAGCGCGGTGTCCTGCTCCTGAGCCTCCATCGACTCGTCTGCGGGCCGGGCCTCGGCCGCCGCGCGCCCCGTACCGGCACAGACCGTGAGCCCGAACGGGTTCCACGGCGTGGCGCACAGTGCGTGCTCCGGCAGCACCTCCTCGTCCGCGAGGAGCGCGATGGGCTGCGCGCAGTCCGGG carries:
- the hisG gene encoding ATP phosphoribosyltransferase — its product is MLRIAVPNKGSLSGPAAEMLHEAGYQQRRESKELRIVDPENDVEFFYLRPRDIAIYVSSGQLDIGITGRDLLIDSGADAEEILPLGFARSTFRYATKPGTANGVTDLNGMTVATSYEGIVAKHLADNGIDASVVHLDGAVETAIELGVAEVIADVVETGTSLRNAGLAVIGEPIMKSEAVVIRRTGTDGEEPKVQQFLRRLQGVLVARTYVMMDYDCRVEELEKAVALTPGLESPTVSPLHNEGWVAVRAMVPAKEAQRIMDDLYDIGARAILTTAIHACRL
- a CDS encoding PH domain-containing protein, producing MSDLPTLPVTFRPGRTRAVLLTAGATIFVVITTVAMLLEKLSPGERLSFVFTGALLCGVLVLLSRPKVVADESGVTVVNIASRRHLAWAEILQVNLRPGDPWVFLNLSDGTSLPALGIQPGIAKQRAIRDARTLRALAEAQAIGEIDEPHDEPGDGRSGEHHG
- a CDS encoding hemolysin family protein → MTIPLLLLAAAFLLILANGFFVAAEFGLVTVERPDAEKAAAEGDRRAHRVVESLKELSFQLSGTQLGITITSLVVGMLAEPALAELLGGPFTSVGIPEGAVPGVSVIVGMLLASAVQMVIGELVPKNWAVSRPMQVARFVAGPQHLFARLFRPVIAGLNAVANRLVRVFGVEPTVELASARTPGELISLARHSARAGALEQDTADLFVRTISLADLTAQHVMTPRVKVSALQSSATAEDVVNLTRATGLSRFPVYRERIDEIVGMVHLKDALAVPTHDRLRTPVARIAQAPLLVPETLPVKPLLERLRSEQPIAVVVDEYGGTAGVVTLEDIVEELVGEVRDEHDGHDLPELAVAPSEDGRPAWDADGSCRVDVLQRIGLDVPEGPYETVAGLVADLLGRIPAPGDKAELPGWRLSVRQVGHYRAERVRLVKTADAVVEAVR
- a CDS encoding hemolysin family protein, whose product is MSMLQLLFAALLVLANGFFVGAEFALVSVRRSQIEPLGTARARQVMYGLENLPQMMAAAQFGITVCSLTLGAVAEPTVAHLLEPVFHAVHLPEGAIHPLGYVLALAVVVFLHLVVGEMLPKNLAMAAPEKTALWLSPGLVAFARLCKPVTSGLGACSRLILRLFRVEPKDEVEAVFTSEQLNRLVEDAGQAGFLDPEEQERLEDALELGSRPVTDVLLDRESLVTVGLSVTPGQVVALTARTGYSRFPVCAENGAFMGYLHVKDVLDLEDSDRAVPQQIWRPMTTLRSELPLDDALTVMRRAATHLAQVADASGRVLGLVALEDVLELLVGEVRDPAHRTAPETQQTQQVTTLAEPVPSGAPEEALAS
- a CDS encoding AAA family ATPase encodes the protein MDFGTQGPEAPADLAWLRGVDAYTMGAYPQAEEEFRAAVRIDPGMADGWLGLHALRIDTTTALLRMFRHRERFGEQRARHRRTLNSWYWLGWWVQPVLESPRDLLLAHASHWLDGRHVPELDRALAGLPPVDADRQVRFLHACRAYLVKDWEQLARHTDPLIDDPMLGIEAGLFGGMARVRLEMYGQAEPLLSAALMRCRSEQPQRKELRYWLARAHEGTGRSAAALPLYRAVHRVDPAFMDTSARLAAISEGDGYDDAADLAAITLTGVQDMIDGPDGVDALFGAEGRDLKLSEADLPPPGGLSPDADTVREKAIVPVRPSHPPTGPTDPGLLEEALAELERMVGLEPVKRQVKALSAQLNMARLRAGQGLPVQPPKRHFVFSGPSGTGKTTVARILGRVFYALGLLGGDHLVEAQRADLVGEYLGQTAVKANELIDSAIGGVLFVDEAYSLSNSGYGKGDAYGDEALQVLLKRAEDNRDHLVVILAGYPEGMDRLLAANPGLSSRFTTRVDFPSYRPLELTSIGEVLAAENGDVWDEEALDELRSISGHVVDQGWIDELGNGRFLRTLYEKSCAYRDLRLSGYTGELTRDDLSTLRLPDLMQAYGEVLSGRGPQDPSAL
- a CDS encoding uridine kinase family protein, with amino-acid sequence MHTSPDALASRLRRLPPSCGPVRLIGVDGHAGSGKTTFAGRLAEALGGAPLLHLDDIATHEELFAWTERLLRDVVEPLSRGERAHYRAYDWLARRFGPVRALPPAPVVLVEGVGAGRRALRPFLACLLWMESAPEDAWARGRQRDGAEQSDFWEGWVVAERRHFADDPSRPFADLLVRGFSEGFEVLKGPAGTAGPDQIVTHRDGSSPVC